In Candidatus Binatia bacterium, one DNA window encodes the following:
- the ccsA gene encoding cytochrome c biogenesis protein CcsA, with the protein MRSLLLEGSLLAYLIGTVAGGLALWRPRDGFRHATMLALLIGMVLQGSSILARSAASGGIVVRSFPEQVSFFCCLLVAVHLLAQLRFRLSVLTAVVGPLAFIGSLIGLVDQGAVANVPESFKSPWLPVHITLAFLGNAAFALSFLVSLAYLWQERQLKSRAISQWIRRLPALESLDRINFTFLSWGFVLLTLSILSAVVWAELSLGRFLAWEPRTTWSAIVWLIYAGLLHARVTVGWGGRRAATLTIIGFGVLFISFLGINMLTPGQHAVAYG; encoded by the coding sequence ATGCGTTCGCTTCTTCTTGAGGGTAGCCTGCTCGCCTATCTCATCGGGACCGTTGCCGGCGGGTTGGCACTTTGGCGGCCTCGCGATGGTTTTCGCCATGCCACAATGCTGGCATTGTTGATCGGAATGGTCCTGCAGGGGTCTTCGATTTTGGCACGTTCGGCCGCAAGCGGCGGGATTGTGGTGCGAAGCTTTCCGGAGCAGGTCAGTTTCTTCTGCTGCTTGTTGGTAGCGGTGCACCTGCTCGCGCAGTTGAGATTTCGTCTTTCTGTTCTCACGGCGGTTGTGGGGCCCCTGGCATTTATCGGATCGCTGATCGGTCTTGTCGATCAAGGCGCGGTGGCGAATGTGCCCGAGTCTTTCAAAAGCCCGTGGCTACCGGTTCATATCACGCTGGCTTTCCTCGGGAATGCAGCCTTCGCGCTATCGTTTCTCGTGAGCCTTGCCTACCTCTGGCAGGAGCGGCAGTTGAAGTCCCGGGCCATCTCTCAATGGATCCGGCGCCTTCCGGCGCTTGAATCTCTGGATCGAATCAATTTCACATTTCTATCCTGGGGTTTCGTTCTGTTGACCTTGAGCATCCTCAGCGCCGTGGTGTGGGCGGAGCTTTCACTGGGGCGATTTCTTGCGTGGGAGCCCAGGACCACATGGAGCGCGATTGTCTGGTTGATTTATGCCGGTCTTCTTCATGCTCGAGTAACCGTCGGCTGGGGCGGTCGTCGCGCAGCGACTCTGACCATCATTGGTTTCGGAGTCCTGTTCATCTCCTTCCTCGGGATCAATATGCTCACGCCAGGGCAGCATGCGGTGGCCTACGGATGA
- the hemA gene encoding glutamyl-tRNA reductase, with protein sequence MSEQKKNRIRPLRVSPTGKDPLEVWVVGINHETAPIELREKLAFPSGELGDLATRIIASTGAEEVVVLSTCNRVEILATGSQKLELAGPLTEFLSGEAAMRTADLNDHRYVYRGRDALKHLFRVASSLDSMVVGESQILGQLKEQFRIAADHDNVGSLLRRCFEHSFRVAKRVRNETEVATKAVSISSAAVDLARRIFDDLSGKTVMLIGAGQMAELAAKHFMGAGVRNLIVTNRSFDRGVELARRFDGTSVPFDRYQEYLPMVDIVLGSVAADGAILEREAIAPVLRGRRGRPMFLIDLGVPRNFDPTINQVDGCYLYDIDSLASVAQDHRAERAKEAAKAEVIIHEESDSFWEMLHGNDITPTIVALRGKLEGIRTSELDRAKTVLRRMDPEDREAMEAMTQAIVNKILHIPFSVLKDLAREQDAGGASEAKDFVHHLFELEMLYEDKSKGG encoded by the coding sequence ATGAGCGAACAAAAGAAAAATCGCATTCGTCCGCTGCGCGTATCCCCGACTGGCAAGGATCCTCTGGAAGTCTGGGTCGTGGGCATCAATCATGAGACGGCCCCCATTGAGTTGCGCGAAAAGCTCGCATTTCCGTCGGGGGAGCTGGGAGATCTGGCAACGCGCATTATCGCCAGTACCGGCGCCGAAGAAGTGGTGGTTCTCTCGACCTGCAATCGCGTGGAGATTCTCGCAACTGGCTCTCAGAAGCTCGAACTCGCGGGGCCTTTGACGGAGTTCCTCTCGGGTGAAGCGGCCATGCGCACCGCAGACCTCAATGATCATCGATATGTCTACCGGGGCCGGGATGCGCTGAAACACCTCTTTCGAGTCGCTTCGAGTCTGGATTCGATGGTGGTTGGCGAATCGCAAATTCTCGGTCAGTTGAAAGAGCAGTTCCGGATTGCGGCTGACCACGATAACGTCGGGAGTTTATTGCGGCGTTGCTTCGAGCATTCGTTTCGTGTCGCCAAGCGGGTGCGTAACGAGACTGAAGTGGCCACCAAGGCTGTGTCGATAAGTTCCGCAGCGGTAGACCTCGCCCGGCGAATTTTCGACGACCTTTCCGGGAAGACCGTGATGCTGATTGGCGCCGGCCAGATGGCCGAATTGGCTGCCAAGCACTTCATGGGGGCAGGCGTCCGTAATTTGATCGTGACCAACCGTTCCTTCGATCGTGGGGTCGAACTCGCGCGGCGTTTCGACGGCACCTCGGTGCCATTCGACCGCTACCAAGAGTATCTCCCCATGGTCGATATCGTGCTCGGCTCGGTCGCTGCCGATGGCGCTATTCTCGAACGGGAGGCGATCGCTCCGGTTCTGCGAGGCAGGCGCGGCCGCCCGATGTTCTTGATCGACCTCGGCGTGCCTCGAAATTTTGACCCGACGATCAATCAGGTAGATGGTTGCTACCTCTACGACATCGATTCGTTGGCGAGTGTGGCTCAGGATCATCGCGCGGAACGAGCGAAAGAAGCTGCGAAGGCGGAAGTGATCATCCATGAGGAGTCCGATTCGTTTTGGGAGATGCTGCATGGGAACGATATCACCCCGACGATCGTCGCTCTCCGTGGCAAACTTGAGGGCATTCGCACCTCCGAACTGGACCGAGCCAAAACGGTTCTGCGACGGATGGACCCCGAGGATCGCGAAGCAATGGAGGCGATGACGCAGGCCATTGTGAACAAGATTTTGCACATTCCATTTTCGGTCTTGAAGGACCTCGCCCGGGAGCAGGATGCGGGCGGCGCCAGTGAAGCGAAGGACTTCGTACACCATCTCTTTGAGTTGGAGATGTTGTATGAGGACAAGAGCAAGGGGGGTTGA
- the hemC gene encoding hydroxymethylbilane synthase has product MGTRGSDLARTQSGQAAALLEASGESTEMVIVRTSGDRLSKVSLAKVGGKGLFIKELEEALLSDEIDMAIHSMKDVPATLPDGFILGAIGARVDERDVLVRSREFQGPEEGLDGLPQGARVGTGSLRRRAQLASLRPDLEVVAIRGNVDTRLGLLDGEDMDAVVLAAAGIQRLGLDVQVHPLASETFLPAAGQGILAIEIRANDEATRRRLAPLHDPAAATAAAAERAFVHALDASCTAPVAAWCRAEETHLRCDGLVASLDGQNILRTTLTAAPEEAAWLGREVASRLLDQGAAEILAEVERAIWAN; this is encoded by the coding sequence GTGGGGACGCGAGGGAGCGACCTCGCGCGCACGCAGTCCGGTCAGGCTGCCGCGCTTCTTGAAGCGTCAGGTGAGTCGACCGAAATGGTAATCGTCCGAACCTCGGGCGACAGATTGTCCAAGGTTTCGCTGGCGAAGGTGGGCGGCAAGGGCTTGTTCATCAAGGAACTCGAAGAAGCTCTGTTGTCCGATGAGATCGACATGGCGATCCACTCGATGAAGGATGTGCCTGCGACTCTGCCCGACGGTTTCATTCTCGGCGCTATCGGGGCACGGGTGGACGAACGTGATGTTCTGGTGCGCTCGCGCGAGTTTCAGGGGCCGGAAGAGGGACTCGATGGCCTCCCTCAGGGTGCTCGCGTTGGAACCGGAAGCCTGCGCCGCCGAGCGCAACTGGCCTCTCTTCGTCCCGACCTCGAGGTGGTGGCGATTCGTGGCAACGTCGACACCCGACTGGGCCTTCTCGATGGCGAGGATATGGATGCCGTGGTGCTTGCGGCCGCCGGGATCCAACGGTTGGGGCTCGATGTTCAAGTCCATCCCCTTGCCTCGGAGACGTTTCTCCCCGCCGCCGGCCAAGGGATCCTCGCGATCGAAATCCGCGCAAATGATGAAGCGACGCGTCGGCGATTAGCGCCTCTGCATGATCCAGCGGCGGCAACGGCCGCTGCTGCGGAAAGAGCCTTTGTACATGCGCTCGATGCGAGTTGCACCGCACCCGTCGCGGCCTGGTGTCGCGCGGAGGAGACCCATCTGCGCTGCGATGGTCTGGTCGCATCGCTCGATGGTCAGAATATTCTTCGAACGACACTCACCGCCGCGCCGGAAGAGGCTGCATGGTTGGGCCGCGAAGTTGCTTCGCGCCTTCTGGATCAGGGAGCAGCCGAAATTCTGGCGGAGGTGGAGCGAGCGATTTGGGCGAACTGA
- the cobA gene encoding uroporphyrinogen-III C-methyltransferase: protein MSSGLVYLVGAGPGAPGLLTLRGRECLEQADVVLYDYLANPELLAHAPPEAERIFAGKHGQGPHVLEQADINRLLIDRASEGLCVVRLKGGDPMVFGRGAEEAEILREAGIRFEIVPGVTSALAVPSLAGIPVTHRDWVSGVTILTGHDAADKKETQIHWEAVAQAGNTIVILMGLTQMRRNLSALQAAGLAPETPAAAIQWGGSPAQKTLVGTLEDLADQVASLNLRPPVTVVIGEVVRLRSSVEWFERRPLFGRRIVVTRPKHQAPRLAGLLAEQGAEVLECPTIEILPLDATPLREEIQRLDSYDVLIFTSTNGVDQFFRILKEERLDARSLAGLRLVAIGPQTARSLADRQLLVDVLPSEFRAEGILEAFAQDSLEGCRVLLPRAEGARSILPETLRERGANVKEILTYRSVAPQDGVAAWDKIVAEGLPDCITFTSSSTFTSFLGILDQSREGRSVLDKIKLASIGPITARTIRDAGWAADIEANPFTIPDLAAAITAKL from the coding sequence ATGAGTTCGGGGTTGGTCTATCTGGTAGGTGCGGGGCCGGGGGCTCCGGGTCTGCTGACATTGCGCGGGCGTGAGTGTCTGGAGCAAGCGGATGTGGTCCTCTACGACTATCTGGCCAACCCGGAGCTCCTCGCTCATGCCCCACCGGAGGCGGAAAGGATCTTCGCCGGCAAACATGGGCAGGGTCCGCATGTTCTTGAGCAGGCGGATATCAACCGACTCCTGATTGACAGGGCAAGCGAGGGGCTTTGCGTTGTCCGTCTCAAGGGGGGCGATCCCATGGTTTTCGGACGAGGCGCGGAGGAGGCCGAGATTCTTCGTGAGGCGGGGATTCGATTTGAGATCGTGCCGGGCGTGACTTCCGCACTCGCCGTGCCGAGTCTGGCCGGAATTCCTGTGACCCATCGTGATTGGGTTTCCGGGGTCACGATCCTCACGGGGCATGATGCCGCGGATAAAAAAGAAACGCAGATTCATTGGGAGGCCGTTGCCCAAGCGGGGAATACGATCGTCATCCTCATGGGGTTGACGCAGATGCGCCGTAATCTCTCGGCCCTCCAGGCGGCAGGACTGGCACCGGAGACCCCAGCTGCGGCAATCCAGTGGGGGGGGAGTCCTGCCCAGAAAACTCTGGTTGGAACTCTTGAGGATCTTGCCGACCAGGTGGCCAGTCTGAATCTGAGGCCTCCGGTGACTGTGGTGATTGGCGAAGTGGTTCGTTTGCGGAGCTCGGTGGAATGGTTCGAGCGGCGACCGCTCTTCGGGCGTCGGATCGTCGTGACACGACCAAAGCATCAAGCGCCCCGGTTGGCCGGTTTGCTGGCCGAGCAGGGTGCTGAAGTTCTGGAGTGTCCCACAATCGAAATCCTTCCGCTGGACGCCACGCCCTTGCGCGAGGAAATTCAACGCCTCGATTCTTATGACGTTCTGATTTTCACGAGCACAAACGGCGTCGATCAATTCTTCCGGATCTTGAAGGAGGAGAGGTTGGATGCCCGCAGTCTGGCGGGGCTGCGTCTTGTGGCGATCGGCCCCCAGACCGCGCGCAGCCTTGCCGACCGGCAATTGCTTGTGGATGTGCTGCCCTCCGAGTTTCGCGCCGAGGGTATTCTTGAGGCTTTCGCGCAGGATTCTCTAGAGGGGTGCCGGGTTTTGTTGCCCCGTGCCGAAGGGGCACGATCGATTCTTCCCGAGACCTTGCGCGAGCGTGGCGCCAACGTGAAGGAGATCCTGACCTATCGAAGCGTGGCACCGCAAGATGGTGTTGCGGCCTGGGACAAGATTGTCGCGGAAGGTCTGCCGGATTGCATCACTTTCACGAGCTCGAGCACCTTTACCAGTTTTCTGGGCATTCTCGATCAATCCCGAGAGGGCCGATCCGTTCTGGACAAGATCAAGCTCGCCTCCATCGGTCCGATTACCGCTCGGACGATTCGTGATGCCGGTTGGGCTGCCGATATCGAAGCAAACCCGTTTACGATTCCCGACCTGGCTGCGGCCATTACCGCGAAGCTCTAG
- the hemB gene encoding porphobilinogen synthase: MSMYPLVRPRRLRRTARIRQLVRETRLEASQLVLPLFVVPGTGVSRPVPSMPGVSQWSVDRVAEEAGRAFDAGVRSVILFGIPEEKDAQGSDAWRDDGIVQQALAELRKKLPELLLITDVCLCEYTDHGHCGVLQGEEVLNDPTLDLLAREAVSHARAGADIVAPSDMMDGRVAAIRDALDDHGFEDLPILSYAVKYASGFYGPFRDAADSAPSVGDRRGYQMDPANRREAQRELALDLEEGADMVMVKPAGPNLDILADVRASCDVPVAAYQVSGEYAMIKAAAERGWLDEARVREESLVAIRRAGADLILTYFAIDQALALREG, encoded by the coding sequence ATGAGCATGTATCCCCTTGTTCGACCTCGTCGCTTGCGCCGCACGGCACGGATTCGCCAACTGGTGCGCGAAACACGTCTGGAAGCGTCTCAGCTCGTATTGCCGCTCTTTGTGGTGCCGGGGACCGGGGTTTCGCGTCCGGTACCGTCCATGCCCGGTGTTTCCCAATGGTCGGTGGACCGCGTCGCCGAAGAGGCCGGCAGGGCCTTCGACGCTGGCGTTCGGAGCGTGATTCTCTTCGGTATTCCGGAGGAAAAAGATGCGCAGGGGAGTGATGCGTGGCGAGACGACGGTATTGTTCAACAAGCTCTCGCTGAATTGCGAAAGAAGCTGCCGGAGTTGCTTCTGATCACTGACGTTTGTCTTTGCGAATATACCGACCACGGACATTGCGGGGTGCTTCAGGGCGAAGAGGTTTTGAACGATCCGACACTGGACCTCTTGGCAAGAGAAGCTGTTTCGCATGCCCGTGCGGGCGCGGATATTGTGGCTCCTTCGGATATGATGGATGGTCGTGTCGCGGCGATTCGAGATGCCCTTGATGATCATGGATTCGAGGACCTTCCGATCCTCTCCTACGCGGTGAAATATGCCTCGGGTTTTTATGGTCCGTTTCGCGACGCTGCTGATTCGGCGCCGAGTGTCGGTGATCGACGTGGGTATCAAATGGACCCGGCCAACCGACGCGAAGCTCAGCGAGAGTTGGCTCTCGATCTGGAAGAAGGTGCGGATATGGTGATGGTCAAACCTGCTGGACCGAACCTCGATATTCTCGCGGATGTCCGGGCTTCTTGTGATGTGCCGGTTGCCGCTTATCAAGTCAGTGGTGAATACGCGATGATCAAGGCCGCAGCGGAACGCGGGTGGTTGGACGAGGCTCGTGTGCGCGAGGAGAGCCTTGTGGCGATCCGTCGAGCGGGTGCCGATCTGATTTTGACTTATTTTGCGATCGATCAGGCTTTGGCTCTGCGGGAGGGCTGA
- a CDS encoding VOC family protein: MSLALHAVSHIGLCVSDLEVSLCFYRDLLGFRERDRLEVQGDLASRLLQLADVDLVAVYLERDGLTLELLHYRNPESVAGERARPMHQHGFTHLSLQAEDPSAVLGGFRDAGVEVLESTIVKVGDVVVAFLLRDPDGQTLEITAARKPARD; the protein is encoded by the coding sequence GTGAGTCTGGCGTTGCATGCGGTGTCGCATATCGGTCTTTGCGTCTCGGACCTCGAAGTATCTCTCTGTTTTTACCGGGATCTTCTTGGCTTCCGCGAAAGAGATCGGCTGGAGGTCCAGGGGGATCTCGCGAGTCGCTTGCTGCAGTTGGCGGATGTCGATCTTGTCGCGGTTTATCTCGAGCGTGACGGCCTGACCCTTGAATTACTTCACTATCGTAACCCTGAAAGTGTGGCGGGTGAACGCGCGCGGCCGATGCATCAGCACGGGTTCACGCATCTTTCGTTGCAGGCCGAGGATCCGAGCGCTGTGCTTGGGGGGTTTCGCGACGCCGGAGTCGAGGTTCTCGAGTCGACGATTGTGAAGGTCGGAGACGTTGTCGTGGCGTTTTTGTTGCGCGATCCAGACGGCCAGACGCTGGAAATCACGGCGGCGCGCAAGCCAGCGCGAGATTAG
- a CDS encoding lytic transglycosylase domain-containing protein — protein MKLHQALFGFLLCCSCSTAEEASLQELPLPVEVVPAVVVEVPSLPILSHPVQKRVAYANRTVGALRDHPAVVAQAHDLARDSWTVRVGLRRADAFFAMIEEQLVHHNVPRELAFVPMVESVFHPEARGRRAVGLWQFTKATAQAYGLRVDGQLDERRDPVKSTAAAIQYLRHLHDRFGSWELALAAYNAGPSRVRRAMRARPGASFWELSEAKLLPPVTRRYVPKVIGSALLADDPERFGLRLPEGLAAVAFSRTS, from the coding sequence ATGAAATTACATCAGGCCCTATTCGGGTTCCTGTTGTGTTGTTCCTGTTCCACAGCGGAGGAGGCCTCACTGCAGGAGCTTCCTCTTCCGGTCGAGGTCGTTCCCGCGGTCGTGGTCGAGGTGCCCTCTCTGCCGATCCTGAGCCATCCGGTGCAGAAGCGGGTGGCCTACGCGAACCGCACGGTAGGCGCTCTCCGGGACCATCCCGCTGTCGTGGCCCAGGCACACGATCTCGCGCGCGATAGTTGGACTGTCCGCGTCGGCCTGCGGCGGGCGGATGCTTTCTTTGCGATGATCGAGGAGCAGCTCGTTCATCATAACGTGCCCCGCGAATTGGCATTCGTACCCATGGTCGAAAGCGTATTCCATCCCGAAGCGCGCGGGCGGAGAGCCGTCGGTTTGTGGCAATTCACCAAGGCAACGGCGCAGGCCTATGGTTTGCGGGTGGACGGCCAGCTGGATGAACGCCGAGACCCGGTCAAATCCACAGCAGCCGCAATCCAGTACCTCCGACATTTGCATGATCGCTTCGGTTCGTGGGAGTTGGCTCTCGCTGCGTATAACGCCGGCCCTTCTAGAGTTCGTCGGGCGATGAGGGCTCGCCCGGGCGCAAGCTTTTGGGAACTCTCGGAGGCCAAGCTTCTGCCACCGGTGACCCGGCGCTATGTTCCGAAGGTGATCGGCAGTGCTCTTCTGGCCGACGATCCCGAACGTTTCGGTCTGCGCCTGCCTGAGGGTCTGGCCGCGGTCGCGTTTTCCCGCACCAGTTGA
- a CDS encoding type II toxin-antitoxin system RelE/ParE family toxin has translation MKLSVTYSAYREMEQIFGPSLQEIGDAILDLADNPLPYGSSILEGRGGCLSLPIEGYSILYDFDERDDALTVLGVIDSQIETLH, from the coding sequence ATGAAGCTGAGCGTCACCTATAGTGCATACCGCGAGATGGAACAGATCTTTGGACCCTCGCTACAGGAGATCGGCGACGCCATTCTCGATCTTGCTGACAACCCTTTGCCCTATGGATCATCGATCCTGGAAGGCAGAGGCGGCTGCCTCTCCCTCCCGATCGAAGGCTACTCGATTCTATACGATTTTGACGAGCGGGACGACGCCCTGACTGTCCTTGGCGTGATCGACAGTCAAATCGAGACGCTCCATTAG
- the hisC gene encoding histidinol-phosphate transaminase has product MTRTADGPAAARLVRPAVAEMGGYKPGEQSNSPDVVKLNTNENPYAASPRVIEAIRAAASDLRLYPDPSALSLRKAAGSVWGVDPHGVVVGNGSDELLTVLFRAILDAGDRVAYPVSTYSLYDTLAELQGVEALGVPYGPNWEFPRAALEKCDARLFLICRPNAPSGTLPSIADVRSLLASRPDAVVVVDEAYADFAAENAIGLVGSYPNLVVLRTLSKSYSLCGLRVGFALTTADLAAQLHKVRDSYNLSAVAQAGGEAALLDQEHFAINRGKILQSRTRLVDELRERGYQVADSHTNFVLATKPGVPQKQVFEDLRDKGVLVRWFPVLPDSIRVTVGTDTEIDRFFLALG; this is encoded by the coding sequence ATGACACGCACAGCAGATGGCCCGGCAGCCGCGCGGTTGGTCCGCCCCGCAGTGGCCGAAATGGGCGGTTACAAGCCGGGTGAGCAGTCCAACTCGCCTGACGTCGTAAAACTCAATACGAATGAGAATCCCTATGCGGCTTCTCCACGAGTGATCGAAGCGATTCGTGCCGCCGCGAGTGATTTACGGCTCTACCCGGACCCGTCGGCACTTTCCCTGCGGAAGGCTGCAGGCTCGGTATGGGGTGTGGATCCGCATGGAGTTGTGGTGGGCAATGGATCCGACGAACTCCTGACGGTTTTGTTTCGTGCGATTCTCGATGCGGGCGACCGGGTGGCGTATCCGGTTTCGACATATTCCCTATACGATACTCTTGCGGAACTTCAGGGCGTCGAGGCCCTCGGCGTGCCTTATGGGCCGAACTGGGAATTTCCCCGCGCCGCCCTCGAGAAATGCGACGCGAGACTTTTCTTGATTTGTCGTCCGAACGCACCGTCAGGGACCTTGCCGTCCATCGCGGATGTCCGGAGTCTTCTGGCGTCGCGACCGGATGCGGTGGTGGTCGTGGATGAGGCCTACGCCGATTTTGCAGCCGAGAACGCAATTGGTCTGGTCGGCTCCTATCCAAACCTGGTGGTTCTGCGCACCTTGTCGAAATCCTATTCTCTGTGCGGCCTTCGTGTCGGCTTTGCCCTGACGACAGCCGACCTGGCTGCGCAGTTACACAAGGTCCGGGATTCTTACAATCTGAGCGCCGTCGCTCAGGCCGGAGGTGAGGCGGCCTTGCTGGACCAGGAGCATTTCGCGATCAATCGAGGCAAGATTCTGCAAAGTCGGACGCGCTTGGTCGACGAACTGCGCGAGCGGGGGTACCAGGTTGCCGACTCGCATACGAATTTCGTTCTGGCTACCAAGCCCGGCGTTCCGCAGAAGCAAGTTTTTGAGGACCTTCGCGACAAGGGGGTCCTGGTGCGCTGGTTTCCCGTTCTGCCCGATTCCATTCGCGTCACGGTGGGGACGGATACGGAGATCGATCGCTTCTTCCTCGCGCTTGGTTAG
- a CDS encoding DUF4340 domain-containing protein — MRPRTTGLLALATLLVGLALILDQRDIAVSGTDTLLQVPPSAVTSIRIERPGESLLLRKEASIWKIVEPIDAFADTARVEVLLETLANPGELRPIELADENEAAFGLDPPLATLRLATIHQELASIRLGRKTPLGERAYLQRGDGSETLVASSDIPFAANRGFEDLRRRQVFTEALDPTEIQLRRTGLPEIVLRATGQDWQMLKPYSAKASTSSVKLWIRAVRGLEAKSFFDEPAAADLAAYGFAPAPLEIVWKSAGRTHRIWVGGPNLRAGDDEIWIRTDQFPTLYSVPRSEVAAIDLTPETIRDKSLIRLSPVDIEKLTLSQRSEPDILLERRGDQWLANKARAETIRVESYLAMTLALAGAQTLSTAGGAEHFGLDQPDIVVTFSGKDGETLARFLIASFGEAEVINREGSALVYTITSEQRRALEKSVADFR, encoded by the coding sequence ATGCGTCCACGAACCACAGGATTGCTGGCGCTGGCGACTCTTCTGGTCGGCCTCGCCCTGATCCTGGACCAACGCGACATCGCTGTTTCCGGAACCGACACATTGCTGCAGGTCCCTCCAAGCGCCGTGACCTCCATCCGCATCGAAAGACCGGGGGAGTCCCTTCTTTTGCGCAAGGAGGCATCTATCTGGAAAATCGTCGAACCGATCGACGCATTCGCGGATACGGCACGAGTCGAGGTGCTGCTTGAAACCCTCGCGAACCCGGGTGAGTTACGCCCGATCGAACTGGCGGACGAGAACGAGGCCGCCTTCGGGCTGGACCCACCGCTGGCAACCCTTCGATTGGCTACGATCCACCAGGAACTCGCCTCCATTCGCCTGGGCCGGAAAACGCCACTCGGAGAGCGCGCTTATCTGCAGCGCGGCGATGGCTCCGAAACGCTCGTCGCCTCGAGCGATATTCCCTTCGCCGCCAACCGAGGCTTCGAGGACCTACGTCGTCGACAGGTCTTCACCGAGGCACTCGACCCGACCGAAATCCAGCTACGTCGCACCGGTCTCCCGGAGATCGTGCTGCGCGCGACAGGGCAGGACTGGCAGATGCTGAAGCCATATAGCGCAAAAGCGAGCACCTCCTCCGTGAAGCTCTGGATCAGGGCGGTCCGTGGCCTTGAAGCCAAAAGCTTTTTCGATGAACCCGCCGCGGCAGACCTCGCCGCCTACGGATTCGCCCCGGCCCCTCTCGAGATCGTATGGAAGAGCGCGGGGCGAACGCACCGTATCTGGGTCGGGGGTCCAAACCTGCGCGCCGGCGATGATGAGATATGGATACGAACGGACCAATTCCCCACTCTCTACTCGGTGCCAAGGTCCGAAGTGGCGGCAATCGACCTCACCCCGGAGACAATCCGTGACAAATCACTGATCCGTTTGTCGCCAGTCGATATCGAGAAGCTCACGCTGAGTCAGCGCTCCGAACCCGACATCCTGCTCGAGCGTCGTGGCGACCAATGGCTGGCCAATAAAGCGCGCGCAGAGACCATTCGCGTGGAGAGCTACCTCGCCATGACGCTCGCTCTGGCCGGAGCACAAACTTTAAGCACGGCTGGCGGCGCCGAGCACTTCGGACTGGATCAGCCGGACATCGTCGTCACTTTTTCGGGGAAAGATGGTGAGACGCTCGCCCGTTTCCTCATCGCCTCATTCGGCGAAGCGGAGGTGATCAACCGCGAAGGCTCGGCGCTGGTCTATACGATCACATCCGAGCAACGGCGAGCGCTTGAAAAAAGTGTCGCAGATTTTCGCTAA